Proteins found in one Urocitellus parryii isolate mUroPar1 unplaced genomic scaffold, mUroPar1.hap1 Scaffold_350, whole genome shotgun sequence genomic segment:
- the LOC144252011 gene encoding uncharacterized protein LOC144252011: MSGNLGKEKDSKEKNLNVPSVKEREKTSKASGDLGTESHEKEPKTKGKDAKDGKRVSSAAQPGVAFLVDNTIKRPSPAVGTGKKSSNAEVIKELNKCLEENAVRLDLSKRSMHTLPSSIQHLTQLTELYLYSNKLQSLPAEVGCLVNLMILALSENSFTSLPDSLDNMKKLQLLDLRHNKLKEIPSVVYRLDSLTTLYLRFNRITTVEKDIKNLSKLRTLSIQENKIKQLPAEIGELCNLIMLDVAHNQLEHLPKEIGNCIQITNLDLQHNELLDLPDTIGMKGERRD; this comes from the exons ATGAGTGGTaatttagggaaagaaaaagactctaaagagaaaaatctgaatGTGCCATcagtcaaagaaagagaaaagacgtCAAAGGCCTCTGGAGATTTGGGGACAGAAAGCCATGAAAAAGAACCTAAAACCAAAGGGAAAGATGCCAAAGATGGAAAAAGGGTCTCCAGTGCTGCCCAACCAGGGGTGGCTTTTTTAGTTGACAATACCATCAAGCGGCCAAGTCCTGCAGTTGGGACTGGGAAAAAATCCAGTAATGCAGAAGTAATTAAAGAGCTCAACAAATGCCTGGAAGAGAATGCAGTGCGGTTGGACTTATCCAAGAGGTCTATGCACACATTGCCATCATCAATCCAACACTTGACTCAATTAACCGAACTGTATTTATACAGTAACAAACTGCAGTCCCTCCCAGCAGAGGTGGGCTGTCTAGTAAATCTCATGATACTGGCTCTAAGTGAAAATTCATTTACCAGTTTGCCTGACTCTCTTGATAACATGAAGAAGCTGCAGTTGCTTGATTTACGGCATAATAAACTGAAAGAAATTCCTTCAGTGGTGTATAGGTTAGATTCTCTCACCACTCTCTACCTTCGCTTTAATCGCATAACTACTGTGGAAAAGGACATAAAAAACCTGTCAAAACTCAGAACGCTTAGCATTCAGGAGAACAAAATCAAACAACTACCTGCTGAAATTG GTGAATTATGTAACCTCATTATGCTGGATGTAGCTCATAATCAACTTGAACACCTTCCAAAGGAGATTGGAAACTGCATACAAATAACCAACCTTGACTTGCAACACAATGAACTGCTAGACCTCCCAGATACTATAGGtatgaaaggagaaagaagagattgA